The stretch of DNA TGATGCTGTTGTGATTGGGCTGACAATAGATCGGACTATATTATATCAGCGGATTAATCAACGAGTTGACCAAATGCTGGAACAAGGACTGGTTGCTGAAGTAAAAGCTTTATTAGAGCAGGGAATTTCAACCGGATATCAATCCATGCAAGGCATCGGCTATAAAGAAATCGCTGCTTATTTAAAGGGAGAGGCAGATTTATCCACTGCCAGCGAGAAAGTCAAACAAGCTACGAGGCATTTTGCGAAGCGTCAGCTGACTTGGTACCGTAAGATGCCGTATGTTGTCTGGTTTGATGTAAATGAGTTTACAAACTATGATAAAATGTTGGCAACTTTTTACAATTATATTGCAGGAAAGTTTGACAGCAGGTAGAATAGATTAAAAGATAAAGGTAAACACGAATACGGAGGGGTTTTAGGATGACAACTAAAGTGATTAATTTGCAGGATAGTTTTTTAAATCAAGTTCGCAAAGAAAATTTACCGGTTATTATTTATCTTGTGAATGGGTTTCAGTTGCGTGGGTCGGTGAGAGGTTTTGATAATTTCACGGTAATCATTGAAAATGACGGAAAGCAACAATTAGTTTACAAACATGCGATATCGACTATTACCCCCTTCCGTCCGCTGACAGCCAGCTATCATGAAAAAAAGGAAGAGAGCAAGGCTGAAATGCCCAGTAAATAAAATATCATTTACATACAAGAGAAGAGCGTGGTTTGAAAAGGTGAAAAAATCCTATTGCAATTAGGTTTTTTCACCTTTTTCATTATTTTGCGTATAATGGGTATCACAATAGCCTAAGTGAGGTGACCGGAATGGAATGTACCATACCGCAAGCTGTGTTCACGTCTCTTGAACGGGGAGAAATATCGGCTATTGAGGCTTTTCGAACACTAAGAAACATAGATGGATTGGGAATTTATGACGTGCGTTCTAAGCAAGAGAATCACCAGCAAATTGAAAAACTTTTACAGGAACTGGATCATTTAATTGGGCTCCCGGAAGTAAAAAAATTGGTGCGTGAAATTTATGCATTTATTCAAATTCAAAAACGCCGGGAGGCAGAAAATCTTACGACAGAGCCATTGGTACTGCATATGATCTTTAAAGGCAATCCGGGAACCGGGAAAACCACGGTAGCTCGGATACTGGGTAAGGTTTTTTGCGAAATGGGCGTTTTAATGCGGGGGCATCTGATTGAAGTTGAACGAGCCGATTTAGTGGGCGAATACATTGGGCATACAGCACAAAAAACCCGTGAACAATTAACGAAGGCCTACGGGGGGATTCTATTTATTGATGAAGCCTATTCTTTGGCGCGGGGCGGTGAAAAAGACTTTGGCAAAGAAGCCATTGATGTATTGGTGAAAACCATGGAGGATCACAAGGATGAACTGATTTTAATTCTGGCGGGATACCAAAGGGAAATGGAAAATTTTCTTTCGACCAATCCCGGCTTACGCTCACGATTCCCAATCCACATTGATTTTCCCGACTATAATCAGCATGAATTGTTGAAGATCGCTGAGCAAATGTGCGCTAAACGTCAGTATCGATTGACAGAAGAAGCGCAAAAGGCGTTAATGAATTTCTTGCGTTCGGTACAGTTGCGCGATATTGAAAATTTTGGTAATGCTCGCACGGTAAGAAATATTATTGAGAAGGCTATTCGACATCAGGCGGTACGGCTGATTACGAAAAGCAGTATTACGCGTCAAGAGTTAATGGTGATAGAGTCCAGCGATATTTTGGAGGTGTAAGCATGAAGGAGTTTGTCATTGTGGGCAGGCCAAACTCCGGCAAAACAATGTTTGCTCTTAATTTTTCAGGCTATATGGGCTGCAAAACCATTGATATTACGTTTCGTACCTATGATGGTTTAATTACCTGTCGCCGCTTTACGGTAGAAGAGGCTAAAAGAGAGCTCTGTGGCATGACGACGCATAAAACCCGTTCTTTGCAATCCATTGTTCTACATATTGCCTTAAGAAAAACAATGGTTAATTTCAAATTGACGGATACTTGCGGTCTGATCGAGAAAATTCATTCTGACGAAGCTATTCGCCGTGGAATGGCTCAAACCATTAGTTTGGTACGAAGCGCTGACTTTATTATCCATATTGTTGACTTTTCCGGCGGTGCAATTGATGAATTTAAAAATTCCAATAACATAGACGCAGAGATATTTGATTATGGTGTTGTACGTCATACATATGCATTAATTATCAATAAAATAGATTTGCCATCCGTAAAGGAACATATTGGGCGAATAACAGCTTTATTTCCTACTGCTCTCATTATTCCCGCGTCCGGAATGTACGGGTATGGATTTAAAGAGGTGAAAGCTTGTGTTTCCAGAAATATTTGAGTTTGTCAAGACGATGGCAGCAGTAATTTGCAGTGCAATAGCCATAAAACTCGCGGATGATTATTTG from Veillonellales bacterium encodes:
- the hfq gene encoding RNA chaperone Hfq, translated to MTTKVINLQDSFLNQVRKENLPVIIYLVNGFQLRGSVRGFDNFTVIIENDGKQQLVYKHAISTITPFRPLTASYHEKKEESKAEMPSK
- the spoVK gene encoding stage V sporulation protein K — translated: MECTIPQAVFTSLERGEISAIEAFRTLRNIDGLGIYDVRSKQENHQQIEKLLQELDHLIGLPEVKKLVREIYAFIQIQKRREAENLTTEPLVLHMIFKGNPGTGKTTVARILGKVFCEMGVLMRGHLIEVERADLVGEYIGHTAQKTREQLTKAYGGILFIDEAYSLARGGEKDFGKEAIDVLVKTMEDHKDELILILAGYQREMENFLSTNPGLRSRFPIHIDFPDYNQHELLKIAEQMCAKRQYRLTEEAQKALMNFLRSVQLRDIENFGNARTVRNIIEKAIRHQAVRLITKSSITRQELMVIESSDILEV
- a CDS encoding GTPase domain-containing protein gives rise to the protein MKEFVIVGRPNSGKTMFALNFSGYMGCKTIDITFRTYDGLITCRRFTVEEAKRELCGMTTHKTRSLQSIVLHIALRKTMVNFKLTDTCGLIEKIHSDEAIRRGMAQTISLVRSADFIIHIVDFSGGAIDEFKNSNNIDAEIFDYGVVRHTYALIINKIDLPSVKEHIGRITALFPTALIIPASGMYGYGFKEVKACVSRNI